One window of the Mycobacterium haemophilum DSM 44634 genome contains the following:
- a CDS encoding DUF5615 family PIN-like protein — protein MKALLDEQLSPQIAVLLRNAGYDVLAVADRDDLLGCSDRIVFEIASSEGRALVTNNVKDFRPLAAEWLAQGRMHPGLILLPSARTRTRAAIPALAAAVEAILRAHPDGIAGGERWVGPLPQDKT, from the coding sequence TTGAAGGCACTACTCGACGAGCAGCTATCCCCACAGATCGCTGTGTTGCTACGCAACGCCGGTTATGACGTGCTCGCCGTCGCTGATCGCGACGACCTGCTGGGATGCAGCGACAGGATCGTTTTCGAGATCGCGAGCAGCGAAGGTCGCGCATTGGTAACAAACAACGTCAAGGACTTCCGCCCACTTGCGGCCGAGTGGCTCGCACAGGGCCGAATGCACCCGGGTCTGATCTTGCTGCCCTCGGCGCGCACACGTACCCGCGCCGCTATCCCTGCCCTCGCTGCCGCCGTCGAAGCCATACTGCGCGCCCACCCAGACGGAATCGCCGGGGGCGAACGGTGGGTCGGGCCACTGCCGCAAGACAAGACCTGA
- the mmsB gene encoding 3-hydroxyisobutyrate dehydrogenase, which yields MTELFTIAFLGLGNMGAPMSANLVAAGHTVRGYDPAPTAATAAASTGVSLFDSAADAVAEADVVITMLPNGDVVKRCYAEVLPAARQGALLIDSSTISVSDAREVHALAGSHGLPQLDAPVSGGVKGAVAGTLAFMVGGAESAVQRARPVLEPMAGKVIHCGAAGAGQAAKVCNNMVLAVQQIAISEAFVLADKLGLSAQSLFDVITGATGNCWAVHTNCPVPGPVPTSPANNNFKPGFATALMNKDLGLAMDAVATTGSAAPLASHAAEIYAKFAAEHGALDFSAVIEMLRGR from the coding sequence ATGACAGAGCTTTTCACGATCGCATTCTTAGGGCTGGGCAACATGGGCGCGCCAATGTCGGCTAATCTGGTCGCCGCCGGCCATACCGTGCGCGGGTATGACCCGGCACCCACAGCGGCGACGGCGGCGGCCTCGACTGGCGTTTCACTGTTCGACAGCGCTGCCGACGCGGTAGCTGAGGCCGACGTGGTCATCACCATGCTGCCCAACGGTGACGTGGTCAAACGCTGCTACGCCGAGGTGCTGCCCGCCGCGCGGCAGGGTGCACTGCTAATCGACAGCTCGACGATCTCGGTCAGCGACGCCCGCGAGGTGCACGCGCTGGCCGGCTCGCACGGCTTGCCTCAACTTGACGCACCAGTTTCCGGCGGGGTGAAGGGTGCGGTGGCCGGCACGCTGGCCTTCATGGTGGGCGGTGCCGAGTCCGCCGTGCAGCGAGCCCGTCCGGTGCTAGAACCGATGGCGGGCAAGGTCATTCACTGCGGCGCCGCCGGCGCGGGGCAAGCCGCCAAGGTGTGCAACAACATGGTGCTGGCGGTGCAGCAGATCGCGATTTCAGAAGCGTTCGTGCTGGCCGATAAGCTTGGGCTGTCGGCTCAGTCGTTGTTCGACGTCATCACCGGCGCGACCGGCAATTGCTGGGCGGTGCACACCAATTGCCCGGTGCCGGGCCCAGTGCCGACATCGCCGGCCAACAACAACTTCAAGCCGGGCTTCGCGACCGCGCTGATGAACAAGGACCTGGGCCTGGCGATGGATGCGGTGGCCACCACTGGTTCGGCGGCCCCGTTGGCCAGCCATGCGGCCGAGATCTATGCCAAGTTCGCCGCCGAACACGGCGCCTTAGACTTCAGCGCGGTGATCGAGATGCTGCGCGGTCGCTAA
- a CDS encoding acyl-CoA dehydrogenase family protein — protein sequence MQFLSLNDDERVITETAAAFAAKRLAPHALEWDATKHFPVDVLREAAQLGMAAIYCRDDVGGSGLRRLDGVRIFEQLATADPTTAAFLSIHNMCAWMIDRFGTAEQRKIWIPRLASMDVMASYCLTEPGAGSDASALSTRAVKHGGDYVLDGVKQFISGAGTSDVYLVMARTGGPERPGPRGISAFVIEKGTPGLSFGAAEEKMGWHAQPTAQVVLDGVRIPADAMLGGVDGEGSGFGIAMNGLNGGRLNIAACSLGGAQSAFDKAGTYVRDRQAFGATLLDEPTIRFTLADMATGLETSRMLLWRAATALDNDDADKVELCAMAKRYVTDTCFDVADKALQLHGGYGYLREYGCEKIVRDLRVHRILEGTNEIMRVVIGRAEAARFRATT from the coding sequence ATGCAGTTCCTTTCCCTGAACGATGACGAGCGGGTGATCACCGAGACGGCAGCCGCGTTCGCCGCCAAGCGCCTAGCCCCACACGCCCTGGAATGGGATGCCACCAAGCATTTTCCGGTGGATGTGTTACGTGAAGCCGCCCAGCTCGGCATGGCGGCGATCTACTGTCGCGACGATGTCGGCGGCAGCGGGCTACGTCGACTCGACGGGGTACGCATTTTCGAGCAGTTGGCTACCGCGGACCCGACGACCGCGGCGTTCCTATCCATCCACAATATGTGCGCGTGGATGATCGACAGGTTCGGCACCGCTGAACAACGCAAAATTTGGATTCCGCGGTTGGCGTCGATGGATGTCATGGCCAGCTACTGTCTGACCGAGCCCGGCGCCGGCTCCGATGCCAGCGCTTTGAGCACTCGCGCCGTTAAACACGGTGGCGACTATGTCCTCGACGGCGTCAAACAATTCATCTCCGGCGCCGGAACGTCCGATGTGTACCTGGTGATGGCTCGCACCGGAGGTCCAGAAAGACCTGGCCCGCGTGGAATATCGGCGTTCGTCATCGAAAAGGGTACTCCGGGGCTGAGTTTCGGTGCCGCCGAAGAGAAGATGGGTTGGCATGCGCAACCTACCGCGCAAGTGGTGCTAGACGGGGTGCGGATACCCGCCGACGCGATGTTGGGCGGCGTCGACGGCGAGGGCTCCGGCTTCGGAATTGCGATGAACGGCCTCAACGGCGGCCGGCTCAATATCGCGGCCTGCTCACTGGGCGGCGCACAATCGGCCTTCGACAAAGCGGGAACATATGTGCGCGATCGGCAGGCCTTCGGCGCTACGCTGCTCGACGAGCCCACGATCCGTTTCACCCTGGCCGACATGGCTACTGGGCTCGAAACGTCGCGAATGTTGTTATGGCGGGCCGCGACTGCACTAGACAATGACGACGCCGACAAGGTCGAGCTGTGCGCGATGGCCAAACGCTACGTCACCGATACTTGCTTCGATGTCGCGGACAAGGCCTTGCAGCTGCACGGCGGCTACGGCTACCTGCGCGAGTATGGGTGCGAGAAGATCGTCCGCGATCTGCGGGTGCATCGAATTCTGGAAGGGACCAACGAGATCATGCGAGTGGTCATCGGTCGCGCCGAGGCCGCACGATTCCGGGCCACCACGTAG
- a CDS encoding CoA-acylating methylmalonate-semialdehyde dehydrogenase has protein sequence MTTLIPHFIDGQRTAGQSTRTGDVFNPSTGQVQAKVAMAGKADVDAAVTSAAQAQKCWAAWNPQRRARVLMRFVELVNDNGDELAELLSLEHGKTLADARGDIQRGIEVIEFCIGIPHLLKGEFSDNAGPGIDVYSLRQPLGVVAGITPFNFPAMIPLWKAGPALACGNAFILKPSERDPSVPLRLAELFIEAGLPPGVFQVVHGDKEAVDAILNHPDIKAVGFVGSSDIAQYIYAGAAATGKRSQCFGGAKNHMIVMPDADLDQAVDALIGAGYGSAGERCMAISVAVPVGEQTAERLRARLIERINNLRVGHSLDPKADYGPLVTEAALTRVRDYIDQGVAAGAEIVVDGRQRSSDDLTFGESKLDGGFFIGPTLFDHVTPDMSIYTDEIFGPVLCMVRAHDYEEALRLPSEHEYGNGVAVFTRDGDTARDFVSRVQVGMVGVNVPIPVPVAYHSFGGWKRSGFGDLNQHGQASIQFYTKVKTVTSRWPSGIKDGAEFAIPTMD, from the coding sequence ATGACCACACTGATTCCGCATTTCATCGATGGACAGCGCACCGCCGGCCAGTCCACCCGCACCGGTGACGTCTTCAACCCCAGCACCGGCCAGGTCCAAGCCAAGGTAGCGATGGCCGGCAAGGCCGACGTCGACGCCGCGGTGACATCGGCCGCCCAGGCCCAAAAGTGCTGGGCCGCGTGGAATCCACAGCGGCGCGCTCGGGTGCTGATGCGATTCGTTGAACTGGTCAACGACAATGGCGACGAGCTGGCCGAGTTACTGTCCCTCGAGCACGGCAAGACACTGGCCGATGCCCGTGGCGACATCCAGCGCGGTATCGAAGTGATCGAGTTCTGCATCGGGATCCCGCACCTGCTTAAGGGAGAGTTCAGCGATAACGCTGGTCCGGGTATCGACGTCTATTCGCTGCGCCAGCCCCTGGGCGTGGTCGCGGGTATCACCCCGTTCAACTTCCCGGCGATGATCCCGTTGTGGAAGGCCGGTCCCGCCCTGGCGTGCGGAAATGCGTTCATTCTCAAGCCAAGCGAGCGCGACCCGTCGGTCCCGCTGCGATTGGCCGAGCTGTTCATCGAGGCGGGCCTGCCCCCCGGTGTGTTTCAGGTCGTGCACGGCGACAAGGAAGCCGTCGACGCCATCCTGAACCACCCCGACATCAAGGCGGTCGGTTTCGTCGGCAGCTCCGATATCGCCCAGTACATCTACGCGGGCGCCGCGGCGACCGGTAAGCGGTCGCAGTGCTTCGGCGGCGCCAAGAACCACATGATCGTGATGCCGGACGCGGACCTGGATCAGGCCGTCGATGCGCTAATCGGTGCCGGATACGGCAGCGCCGGCGAACGTTGTATGGCGATCAGCGTCGCGGTGCCAGTCGGCGAGCAGACAGCGGAACGGTTGCGCGCCAGGCTTATTGAGCGAATCAACAATTTGCGGGTGGGGCACAGCCTGGACCCGAAAGCCGACTACGGTCCGTTGGTCACCGAGGCCGCGTTGACCCGAGTGCGTGACTACATCGATCAGGGTGTGGCCGCCGGCGCCGAAATTGTCGTCGACGGCCGTCAACGCTCCAGCGACGACCTGACCTTTGGCGAATCGAAGCTAGACGGCGGCTTTTTCATCGGGCCGACACTGTTCGACCATGTCACCCCAGACATGTCGATCTACACCGACGAGATCTTCGGGCCCGTGCTGTGCATGGTGCGAGCCCACGATTACGAAGAAGCATTGCGGCTGCCCTCGGAGCACGAATACGGCAACGGCGTGGCGGTCTTCACCCGCGACGGCGACACCGCCCGTGATTTCGTGTCCCGGGTGCAGGTGGGCATGGTCGGTGTCAACGTGCCGATCCCGGTCCCGGTGGCCTATCACAGCTTCGGCGGCTGGAAGCGTTCTGGCTTCGGCGACCTCAACCAGCACGGGCAGGCGTCGATCCAGTTCTACACCAAGGTCAAGACCGTCACATCGCGGTGGCCCTCGGGCATCAAGGACGGCGCCGAATTCGCAATCCCAACAATGGATTAA
- a CDS encoding ABC transporter permease, whose protein sequence is MSGEVGWLGLATSLALVAFAAAVSRWQRLGMERQVVWAAARALAQLLLVGGALTLLFAPGRSLWWSWAWTAAMVGYAGDVARRRAPEVPRLAPLAIVALAAAAVVTLGVLFGLRVFPLQARTLVPIAGMMIGNSMTAIVLVARRLLDELRDKRDEVEARLALGQPSRLAATPYLRVALRSAISPQIETTKATGLVFLPGAMTGLILAGVPPVQAVLVQAVVMFLILGSVTATTVVVALGLVRLVFTRDHRLRPLGQRLDASAAGGRAHRTKP, encoded by the coding sequence GTGAGCGGCGAGGTCGGGTGGCTTGGGCTGGCGACATCGCTGGCGTTGGTGGCGTTTGCCGCGGCAGTCTCCCGGTGGCAGCGGTTGGGGATGGAGCGGCAGGTGGTGTGGGCGGCAGCGCGCGCGCTGGCGCAGTTGCTGCTCGTCGGGGGCGCCTTGACATTGTTGTTTGCGCCTGGCCGCTCGCTGTGGTGGTCGTGGGCGTGGACTGCCGCCATGGTCGGTTATGCCGGAGATGTCGCCCGTCGACGCGCACCGGAAGTTCCTCGGCTGGCGCCGTTGGCCATCGTCGCGCTCGCCGCGGCGGCGGTAGTCACGCTGGGCGTGCTGTTCGGGCTCCGCGTGTTCCCACTGCAGGCCCGAACCTTGGTGCCGATCGCCGGGATGATGATTGGCAATTCGATGACCGCCATCGTGCTGGTGGCTCGGCGTCTGCTCGACGAACTGCGCGACAAACGTGACGAGGTCGAAGCCCGGCTCGCCCTCGGCCAACCGTCCCGCCTGGCCGCTACCCCCTACCTGCGCGTCGCCTTGCGGTCGGCGATTTCCCCGCAGATCGAAACCACCAAAGCCACCGGACTGGTGTTCCTCCCCGGTGCCATGACCGGACTCATCCTCGCCGGTGTACCCCCGGTGCAGGCTGTGCTGGTCCAGGCGGTGGTGATGTTCCTCATCCTTGGCTCGGTCACGGCGACCACCGTCGTGGTCGCTCTGGGCCTGGTCCGCCTGGTGTTTACCCGTGACCACCGACTGCGGCCGCTCGGTCAACGGCTCGACGCCTCCGCTGCCGGCGGCCGGGCGCACCGAACCAAGCCATGA
- a CDS encoding phosphate ABC transporter ATP-binding protein: MGGVVAADSVFDFVDVVVERDQVRALDGFTAAVPGQGVTAVFGPSGSGKSTLLRLCNRLEVPTSGRVSFCSKDIGDVDPLWLRRRVGICFQRPTPFPGTVADNLRVADPAASDSRMRETLARVGLIGSGSGSWLDRDASALSGGEAQRMCLARTLMAQPQVLLLDEPTSAVDAEAAEVIERAVRELAEVDKIPALWVTHDPAQVERAADRVLRIERGRCLGLGPVTREHGDGQVTQ; the protein is encoded by the coding sequence CTGGGAGGTGTCGTGGCAGCAGACTCGGTGTTCGACTTCGTCGATGTGGTTGTTGAGCGGGATCAGGTGCGCGCGTTGGACGGGTTCACTGCCGCCGTTCCCGGGCAGGGCGTGACGGCGGTGTTCGGACCGTCGGGATCAGGCAAGTCGACCCTACTACGGTTGTGCAATCGACTAGAGGTGCCGACTAGCGGTCGAGTGTCGTTCTGCAGCAAAGACATCGGCGACGTCGACCCACTGTGGCTGCGACGCCGGGTGGGTATCTGCTTCCAGCGCCCCACACCATTTCCTGGCACCGTGGCCGACAACCTTCGAGTCGCCGATCCCGCTGCGTCCGACTCGCGGATGCGCGAAACGCTGGCGCGGGTGGGTCTCATCGGATCAGGGTCCGGATCATGGTTGGACCGCGATGCCAGCGCGCTGTCGGGCGGCGAGGCGCAACGCATGTGCTTGGCCCGCACCCTGATGGCGCAACCGCAAGTGCTGCTGCTCGATGAACCCACCTCCGCCGTTGACGCCGAGGCGGCCGAGGTGATCGAGCGCGCGGTGCGCGAACTGGCCGAGGTCGACAAGATTCCGGCTCTCTGGGTCACCCACGACCCGGCACAGGTGGAGCGGGCCGCCGACCGCGTCTTGCGGATCGAGCGGGGCCGCTGCCTCGGACTTGGTCCAGTGACTCGTGAGCACGGCGACGGGCAGGTGACGCAGTGA
- a CDS encoding ABC transporter ATP-binding protein has protein sequence MSARTAVELRDLAIGYRRRRRGTTSIAAGLHALAHRGELTALLGPNGCGKSTLIRTLCALQPALGGHIVVDGTDLARLAPGELARRVAVVLTDRIDPGLLSARELVGLGRIPHLGYRARLTSADHAVVDWALSAVEAQHLAARPAAELSDGELQRVLTARALAQQPCLLVLDEPTAFLDVSSRAGLVEMLRTLAREHDLAIVMSTHELELALRVADRVWLFDADGGLRDAIPEELMLAGHVGALFDRDTLRFDPAVGAFVFRGPTGRSARVEAADPLRAALQRVLSREGWSIREPAEIMLTATDSDTITLHTDAHSATPATLSTLPALLRSLPDSNRNCIPTAEAAAVLHELSDVGPSFAIGTGTIAQDGWWPVQQLYTDTTLLDGIITSVQARSDAPDRRVAVSTFVLGFAARLWSIGVGALAGYQLVPDLAADQLMFREDGGQILLHIEHPVAWRGDDLESMLANVVLESHITPLTAAVRQLAPISEKLLRGNAASALLGAARMFDRRHGDVTPGPAWQLAVRLARACG, from the coding sequence ATGAGCGCCAGGACGGCGGTCGAGTTGCGTGACCTGGCTATCGGCTACCGCCGCCGCCGGCGCGGCACCACCAGCATCGCCGCGGGCCTACACGCGCTCGCGCACCGCGGCGAGCTCACCGCGCTGCTAGGCCCGAACGGCTGCGGCAAGTCCACGCTGATCCGCACCCTCTGCGCGCTGCAACCCGCGTTGGGCGGCCACATCGTCGTTGACGGAACGGATCTGGCCCGGCTCGCGCCCGGCGAACTGGCCCGACGAGTGGCGGTCGTGCTCACCGACCGGATCGACCCCGGCCTGCTCTCAGCGCGAGAACTTGTTGGCCTGGGACGCATCCCGCACCTGGGCTATCGCGCCCGGCTGACGTCGGCCGACCACGCCGTCGTCGACTGGGCGCTGAGTGCGGTGGAAGCCCAACACTTGGCCGCGCGGCCCGCCGCGGAACTCTCCGACGGGGAACTTCAGCGGGTGCTCACCGCCCGCGCTCTCGCGCAGCAGCCCTGTTTGCTGGTGCTCGACGAGCCGACGGCCTTCCTGGACGTGTCATCCCGCGCCGGCTTGGTCGAGATGTTGCGCACCCTGGCCCGCGAACATGACCTTGCGATCGTCATGTCAACGCACGAGCTCGAACTCGCGCTGCGCGTCGCTGACCGGGTGTGGTTGTTCGATGCCGACGGCGGGCTGCGCGACGCGATACCCGAAGAACTCATGCTCGCTGGACACGTCGGTGCTCTGTTCGACCGCGACACACTGCGGTTCGATCCCGCCGTCGGAGCGTTCGTGTTCCGAGGCCCAACCGGGAGAAGCGCACGCGTCGAGGCAGCTGATCCGCTACGCGCAGCGCTACAGCGCGTGCTCAGCAGAGAAGGCTGGAGCATCCGCGAACCTGCCGAGATCATGCTCACCGCAACAGATTCCGATACGATCACACTGCACACCGACGCCCACAGTGCGACACCGGCCACACTGAGCACCCTGCCAGCGCTGCTGCGCAGCCTGCCAGACAGCAATCGCAATTGCATACCGACGGCGGAGGCCGCCGCGGTGCTGCACGAATTATCAGACGTGGGACCATCTTTCGCTATCGGGACCGGGACGATCGCGCAGGACGGCTGGTGGCCCGTGCAACAGCTCTACACCGACACGACGCTGCTGGACGGCATCATCACCAGCGTACAGGCCCGCAGCGACGCCCCAGACCGTCGAGTTGCGGTCTCAACGTTCGTTCTCGGCTTCGCTGCGCGGCTCTGGTCGATCGGGGTCGGAGCCCTGGCCGGGTACCAACTCGTCCCGGACTTGGCTGCCGACCAGCTGATGTTTCGGGAAGATGGCGGGCAGATCCTGCTGCACATCGAGCACCCGGTCGCCTGGCGTGGCGATGACCTGGAGTCCATGCTGGCCAATGTGGTCCTCGAGTCGCATATCACGCCGCTCACCGCGGCGGTGCGCCAGCTGGCGCCGATCTCGGAAAAACTGTTGCGCGGCAATGCGGCGTCCGCGCTGCTCGGCGCCGCCCGAATGTTCGACCGCCGGCACGGCGATGTCACGCCCGGCCCCGCATGGCAGCTGGCCGTCCGCTTGGCGCGAGCGTGCGGCTAG
- a CDS encoding FecCD family ABC transporter permease, which produces MPLRLSRAAAVLTLLAVTVVLLAVLALAVGPVRVPLPDTIRVLVGAQPSDPRWQVVVANMRLPRVLTAIAAGSALAVAGLQMQTLFRNTLADPYVLGVCSGACLGVAVAVIVGAGSGAGFIAGLAGAGRAGTVVAAVVGAALVLAVVLTLAHWVRSAATLLLIGVMVGAAGTAATSVLVVYADPRRIQQYLLWGLGSFAGTSWSDLRLLLPLTASGLVAAALTIRPLNALLLGEGYARTMGIDVRRARVITVASGSLLAGVTTAFCGPIAFVGLVVPHVSRIALGTSDHRVVLPGVVLMGAAVALGCAVVTQLPGTAAALPVNAITALIGAPIVVAVLMGSRRGWGMQR; this is translated from the coding sequence ATGCCGCTCCGGCTGAGCCGGGCGGCGGCTGTGCTGACGCTGCTGGCGGTAACTGTGGTGCTCCTGGCCGTGCTGGCGCTTGCGGTTGGGCCGGTGCGGGTGCCGCTGCCCGACACGATCCGGGTCCTGGTCGGCGCGCAACCGTCGGACCCACGCTGGCAGGTCGTCGTGGCCAACATGCGCCTGCCGCGGGTGCTGACCGCGATCGCTGCCGGAAGCGCCCTGGCGGTGGCGGGGCTGCAAATGCAGACGTTGTTTCGCAATACCCTGGCGGACCCGTATGTGCTGGGTGTGTGCTCCGGTGCATGCTTGGGCGTCGCTGTAGCGGTGATCGTGGGTGCCGGCTCGGGTGCCGGCTTCATCGCGGGGCTGGCCGGAGCCGGTCGGGCCGGCACGGTGGTGGCGGCGGTAGTGGGGGCCGCCCTCGTGCTGGCGGTGGTCCTGACGCTTGCTCACTGGGTGCGTTCGGCGGCGACGCTGCTGCTGATCGGCGTGATGGTGGGCGCGGCCGGTACCGCGGCCACCAGCGTGCTGGTCGTCTACGCCGATCCGCGGCGCATCCAGCAGTATCTGCTGTGGGGACTGGGTAGCTTCGCCGGCACCAGCTGGTCTGACCTGCGGCTGCTGCTGCCGCTAACCGCGTCGGGGTTGGTCGCGGCAGCGCTGACCATCCGTCCTCTTAACGCCCTGTTGCTCGGCGAGGGGTATGCCCGCACGATGGGCATCGATGTGCGGCGGGCCCGGGTGATTACCGTGGCCTCCGGGTCGCTGTTGGCCGGTGTGACGACCGCCTTCTGCGGGCCGATCGCGTTTGTCGGGCTCGTGGTACCGCATGTGTCGCGGATCGCGTTGGGCACCTCCGATCACCGCGTCGTACTTCCCGGAGTGGTGCTGATGGGTGCGGCCGTGGCGCTGGGCTGCGCGGTCGTCACCCAACTTCCGGGAACCGCCGCGGCGCTGCCGGTTAACGCGATTACCGCGCTGATCGGGGCACCAATCGTCGTGGCTGTGCTGATGGGCAGCCGCCGCGGCTGGGGAATGCAGCGATGA
- a CDS encoding ABC transporter substrate-binding protein — protein MPRPPWAALTVATSLTLAVAGCASPAGPSDTNAAPDAGCLTDFSPDTDYFPDKVTVTDATNFTISYHNSYQILTVKHPYPGGSPESYVLVRCGAPAPKLTGDLAHAQQITVPVTRLYSASTTHLGMITELEQTDVLAGVAETANVVNPQLRRRVTAGKIAEYAPGQQVNVEAVIAGHPDVLVTQGVDDPSYAKLRDAGVDVVADAEWLEATPLGRAEWVKVFAALTGTEKKAAELYNQLRGDYHTMANKTAKMQPTQVLPGTLSQGAWSVPAGGDYAGRLIVDAGGSYPWADYQRTGNLQLSFESVYAEAGQAPVCLVTSDWKTLDEALAADNRYGELAAVRTGQVWSATKAIGPGGGNDYWERGVARPDLVLGDLVAILHPELAANHPFEFYRQVPRR, from the coding sequence ATGCCACGTCCCCCCTGGGCGGCCCTCACCGTGGCCACCAGCCTGACGCTCGCCGTGGCCGGCTGCGCGAGCCCCGCTGGCCCGTCTGACACCAACGCCGCGCCCGATGCCGGCTGCCTGACTGACTTCAGCCCGGACACCGACTACTTCCCCGATAAGGTGACGGTCACCGACGCCACGAATTTCACCATCAGCTACCACAACAGTTACCAAATCCTGACGGTCAAGCACCCGTATCCGGGCGGTTCACCCGAGTCGTATGTGCTGGTGCGCTGCGGCGCACCGGCCCCGAAGCTAACCGGCGACCTGGCGCACGCACAACAGATCACGGTGCCGGTCACCAGGCTGTATTCGGCGTCGACCACCCATCTGGGGATGATCACCGAACTAGAGCAGACCGACGTGCTCGCCGGTGTCGCCGAGACCGCCAACGTCGTCAACCCGCAGCTCCGCCGACGCGTGACCGCCGGGAAGATCGCCGAGTATGCGCCGGGTCAGCAGGTCAACGTGGAGGCGGTGATCGCCGGCCACCCCGATGTGTTGGTAACCCAGGGCGTCGACGATCCGAGTTATGCCAAGCTGCGTGACGCCGGCGTCGACGTGGTTGCCGACGCCGAATGGCTAGAGGCCACCCCGTTGGGTCGCGCGGAATGGGTGAAGGTGTTCGCCGCGTTGACCGGCACCGAGAAGAAAGCCGCCGAACTCTACAACCAACTGCGGGGCGACTACCACACGATGGCGAACAAAACCGCCAAGATGCAGCCCACCCAGGTGCTGCCCGGAACCCTGTCTCAGGGCGCCTGGTCAGTGCCGGCGGGCGGTGACTATGCCGGCCGGCTGATCGTCGACGCCGGCGGTAGCTATCCGTGGGCCGATTACCAGCGCACCGGAAACCTGCAGCTGAGCTTCGAATCGGTCTACGCCGAAGCCGGGCAGGCGCCGGTGTGTCTGGTCACTAGTGACTGGAAAACCCTCGACGAAGCGCTGGCGGCCGACAACCGCTACGGCGAGCTGGCTGCGGTGCGCACCGGCCAAGTCTGGTCAGCGACCAAGGCGATCGGCCCCGGCGGCGGTAACGACTATTGGGAGCGCGGTGTGGCGCGCCCTGATCTGGTGCTCGGAGATCTGGTGGCGATCCTGCATCCCGAACTCGCCGCCAACCACCCGTTCGAGTTCTACCGGCAGGTGCCCCGCCGGTGA
- a CDS encoding PPE family protein, whose protein sequence is MSTPIWMASPPEVHSAQLRSGPGPGPLLVAAAAWRSLSIVYAETADELVALLVVVQVGAWDGSAAEAYVIAYLPYLGWLMQASVDSAVMAVQHETAATAYTTALAVMPTLAELAANRTAHTVLVVTNFFGINTIPIARNETDYVRMWIEAATAMGTYQAVSTLAVDSAPETIAAPQIMETDAPAADTDQPSPAAPAQPPEVQRWLQWLQRIGYTDFYNNVVQPLITSLTNTPFFQAMFSGFDPWLPSLGNPLSFLSPFNIAFALGTPMDIGSYVGYLSQTFAFIGADLAAAFASGNPATIGFTLLFTTIEAIGTIITDTIALVKTLIEQSLALLPAVLPLLTAPLAVATAGAAGSFAGLSGLAGLVGVAPAALPVAPPVAAAVAPVVPPPTPSPALTPAPAPAAAGAPVVTPGRRRLPHHRR, encoded by the coding sequence ATGAGCACGCCGATCTGGATGGCGTCACCGCCGGAGGTGCACTCGGCGCAGCTGCGCAGCGGCCCGGGGCCCGGTCCGCTGCTGGTGGCGGCCGCAGCGTGGCGCTCGTTGAGCATCGTGTACGCCGAGACGGCCGACGAGCTGGTCGCGCTGTTGGTGGTGGTACAGGTTGGCGCCTGGGACGGCTCGGCCGCCGAGGCGTACGTGATCGCCTATCTGCCGTATCTGGGGTGGCTGATGCAAGCCAGCGTCGACAGCGCGGTGATGGCCGTCCAACACGAAACCGCGGCCACCGCCTACACCACCGCCCTGGCGGTGATGCCGACCTTGGCTGAGCTAGCCGCCAACCGCACCGCCCACACGGTGTTGGTGGTCACGAACTTCTTCGGTATCAACACCATCCCGATCGCGCGTAACGAAACCGACTACGTGCGGATGTGGATCGAGGCCGCCACCGCGATGGGCACCTATCAGGCGGTCTCAACGCTGGCGGTGGATTCCGCGCCGGAGACCATCGCCGCGCCCCAGATCATGGAAACCGACGCGCCGGCGGCCGATACCGACCAGCCGTCGCCGGCAGCCCCCGCCCAGCCCCCCGAGGTTCAACGATGGTTGCAATGGTTGCAGCGGATCGGCTACACCGACTTCTACAACAATGTGGTTCAACCGCTCATCACCTCGCTGACGAACACCCCTTTCTTCCAAGCGATGTTTTCCGGATTTGATCCGTGGCTGCCTTCGCTCGGCAATCCGTTGAGCTTCCTCAGCCCGTTCAACATCGCGTTCGCCCTCGGCACCCCGATGGACATCGGTTCATATGTCGGCTATCTGTCCCAGACCTTCGCCTTTATCGGGGCCGATCTTGCAGCGGCGTTTGCGTCGGGCAATCCGGCGACGATCGGTTTCACCCTGCTGTTCACCACCATCGAAGCCATTGGCACGATCATCACCGATACCATCGCGTTGGTTAAGACCCTGATTGAACAGTCACTTGCGCTGCTCCCGGCTGTTTTGCCGCTGTTGACCGCTCCGTTGGCGGTCGCCACCGCGGGTGCAGCAGGCAGTTTCGCGGGGTTGTCGGGGCTGGCGGGCCTGGTCGGCGTGGCGCCAGCCGCGCTGCCGGTCGCCCCGCCCGTCGCAGCAGCGGTTGCCCCGGTCGTCCCGCCTCCGACGCCGAGCCCAGCTCTGACCCCGGCGCCGGCTCCCGCGGCCGCGGGAGCGCCGGTCGTCACGCCTGGCCGCCGCCGACTCCCGCACCACCGCCGGTGA